One Corvus cornix cornix isolate S_Up_H32 chromosome 10, ASM73873v5, whole genome shotgun sequence genomic region harbors:
- the CALML4 gene encoding calmodulin-like protein 4, which translates to MAKFLSQDQINEFKECFSLYDKKQKGKIKASELLAVMRCLGASPTPGEVQRHLHLHRIDRNAELDFSTFLNIMYRQMKQEEPEKEILTALAMIDRQKRGVITVPELRAKLTQLGEKLSEEEVDDLLKEAKVGPNGTIRYEEFVRLICLPLADY; encoded by the exons ATG gCAAAGTTTCTGTCCCAGGATCAAATTAATG AGTTCAAGGAATGTTTTTCCCTGTACGACAAGAAGCAGAAAGGCAAGATCAAAGCCTCGGAGCTGCTGGCCGTGATGAGGTGCCTGGGAGCCAGCCCCACGCCAGGGGAGGTGCAGAGACACCTGCACCTGCACAGGATCG ACAGGAACGCAGAGCTGGACTTCTCCACCTTCCTGAACATCATGTACAGGCAGATGAAGCAGGAGGAGCCCGAGAAGGAGATCCTGACGGCCCTGGCCATGATCGACCGGCAGAAGAGAGGGGTCATCACCGTGCCCGAGCTCCGGGCCAAGCTCACCCAGCTGGGTGAGAAGCTTTCCGAGGAAGAAG tcGATGACCTGCTGAAAGAGGCCAAAGTTGGGCCAAACGGAACCATCCGATACGAAGAATTTGTGCGCCTCATTTGCCTCCCTTTGGCCGACTACTGA
- the CLN6 gene encoding ceroid-lipofuscinosis neuronal protein 6 gives MQGSARRRPFPAAAPGSPPPAGPLYPGRHGAVKAEDTFKTSPFHLDLWFYFTLQNWVLDFGRPIAMIILPLEWFPLNKPSAGDYFHMAYNVITPFLLLKLIERSPKTLPRSMVYVSIITFVMGASIHLVGDSVNHRLIFSGYQHHLSVRENPIIRNLKPETLIDSFELLYYYDEYLGHSMWYIPFFLILFIYFTGCFTPVAEQSRMPVAAVLLMGPSSLYYWYLVTEGQIFILYIFTFFAMMALVMHQKRKGLVLDSNGLFLFYSFIIALLLIAGWVGWLWNDKILRKKYPGVIYIPEPWAFYTLHMSNLHAARESF, from the exons ATGCAGGGCTCGGCGCGGCGCCGGCCGTTCCCGGCCGCGGCTCCGGGGTcccccccgcccgccgggccGCTCTACCCGGGCAG gCACGGGGCGGTGAAGGCTGAGGACACCTTCAAGACGTCCCCGTTCCACCTGGACCTCTGGTTCTACTTCACCCTGCAGAACTGGGTGCTGGATTTCGGGCGCCCCATTGCCATG ATTATCCTCCCTCTGGAATGGTTTCCTCTGAACAAGCCCAGTGCTGGGGATTATTTCCACATGGCTTACAACGTTATCAcacccttcctgctgctgaag CTCATCGAGAGGTCCCCCAAAACCCTGCCCAGGTCCATGGTCTACGTCAGCATCATCACCTTCGTGATGGGCGCCAGCATCCACCTGGTGGGAGACTCGGTGAACCACCGGCTCATCTTCAGCGGGTACCAGCACCACCTGTCCGTCAGGGAGAACCCCATCATCAGGAACCTCAAGCCTGAGACCCTG aTCGACTCCTTCGAGCTGCTCTACTACTACGACGAGTATTTGGGGCACTCCATGTG GTACATCCCGTTTTTCCTGATCCTGTTCATCTATTTCACCGGCTGCTTCACCCCcgtggcagagcagagcaggatgccCGTGGCTGCCGTGCTCCTCATGGGGCCCAGCAGCCTCTACTACTG GTACCTGGTGACAGAGGGCCAGATCTTCATCCTCTACATCTTCACCTTCTTCGCCATGATGGCTTTGGTGATGCACCAGAAGCGGAAGGGGCTAGTGCTGGACAGCAACGGGCTCTTCCTCTTCTACTCCTTCATCATCGCCCTGCTCCTCATCGCGGGCTGGGTGGGGTGGCTTTGGAACGACAAAATCCTCAGGAAGAAATACCCCGGCGTGATCTACATCCCCGAGCCCTGGGCCTTCTACACGCTGCACATGAGCAACCTCCACGCGGCCAGGGAGAGCTTCTGA
- the FEM1B gene encoding protein fem-1 homolog B, with amino-acid sequence MEGLAGYVYKAASEGRVLTLAALLLNRSESDIKYLLGYVSQHGGQRSTPLIIAARNGHAKVVRLLLEHYRVHTQQTGTVRFDGFVIDGATALWCAAGAGHFEVVKLLVSHGANVNHTTVTNSTPLRAACFDGRLDIVKYLVENNANISIANKYDNTCLMIAAYKGHTDVVRYLLEQHADPNAKAHCGATALHFAAEAGHLEIVRELVKWKAAMMVNGHGMTPLKVAAESCKADVVELLLAHADCDRRSRIEALELLGASFANDRENYDILKTYHYLYLAMLERYRDSENVIEKEVLPQIEAYGNRSECRTPQELESIRQDRDALHMEGLIVRERILGSDNIDVSHPIIYRGAVYADNMEFEQCIKLWLHALHLRQKGNRNTHKDLLRFAQVFSQMIHLNEPVKAKDIESVLRCSVLEIEQGMARIKTTPDADIHTATDNYECNIFTFLYLVCISTKTQCSEEDQSRINKQIYNLIHLDPRTRDGSSLLHHAVNSGTPVDDFHTNDVCSFPNALVTKLLLDCGADVNAVDNEGNSPLHIIVQYHRPISDFLTLHSIIISLVEAGAHTDMTNKQKKTPLDKSTTGVSEILLKTQMKLSLKCLAARAVRIYNISYQNQIPRTLEEFVQFH; translated from the exons ATGGAGGGGCTGGCGGGGTACGTGTACAAGGCGGCCAGCGAGGGCCGCGTGCTCACCTTGGCCGCGCTGCTGCTGAACCGCTCCGAGAGCGACATCAAATACCTGCTGGGCTACGTGAGCCAGCACGGCGGGCAGCGCTCCACGCCGCTCATCATCGCCGCCCGCAACGGGCACGCCAAGGTGGTGCGGCTGCTGCTCGAGCACTACCGCGTCCACACGCAGCAGACCGGCACCGTCCGCTTCGACGG CTTCGTCATCGATGGGGCCACCGCGCTGTGGTGCGCGGCCGGGGCCGGCCACTTCGAGGTGGTCAAGCTGCTGGTGAGCCATGGCGCCAACGTCAACCACACCACAGTGACCAACTCGACGCCGCTGCGGGCGGCCTGCTTCGATGGCCGGCTGGACATCGTGAAGTACCTGGTGGAGAACAACGCCAACATCAGCATCGCCAACAAGTACGACAACACCTGCCTGATGATCGCGGCCTACAAGGGCCACACGGACGTGGTGCGCTACCTCCTGGAGCAGCACGCCGACCCCAACGCCAAGGCCCACTGCGGGGCCACCGCCCTGCACTTCGCCGCCGAGGCCGGCCACCTGGAGATCGTCAGGGAGCTGGTCAAGTGGAAGGCGGCCATGATGGTCAACGGGCACGGCATGACGCCGCTCAAAGTGGCCGCTGAGAGCTGCAAGGCCGAtgtggtggagctgctgctggctcacgCCGACTGCGACAGGAGGAGCAGGATCGAAGCTCTGGAGCTTCTGGGGGCCTCGTTTGCCAACGACAGGGAGAACTATGACATACTGAAGACTTACCACTATTTATATTTAGCCATGCTGGAGAGGTACCGCGACAGCGAGAACGTCATCGAGAAGGAGGTGCTTCCCCAGATCGAAGCTTACGGGAACAGGTCGGAGTGCAGGACCCCTCAGGAATTAGAGTCCATTAGGCAGGACAGGGATGCCCTTCACATGGAAGGCCTCATAGTGCGGGAGAGAATCCTGGGCTCGGACAATATCGACGTCTCCCACCCCATCATTTACCGCGGCGCGGTCTACGCAGACAACATGGAGTTCGAGCAGTGCATCAAGCTCTGGCTCCATGCGCTGCACCTGCGgcagaaaggaaacaggaacaCCCACAAGGACCTGCTGAGGTTCGCTCAGGTCTTCTCCCAGATGATCCACCTGAACGAGCCTGTGAAAGCCAAGGACATCGAGAGCGTCCTGCGCTGCAGCGTGCTGGAGATCGAGCAGGGCATGGCCCGCATCAAAACCACCCCGGACGCCGACATCCACACGGCCACAGACAACTACGAGTGCAACATCTTCACCTTCCTCTACCTGGTGTGCATCTCCACCAAGACGCAGTGCAGCGAGGAGGACCAGTCCCGCATCAACAAGCAGATCTACAACCTGATCCACCTGGACCCGCGCACGCGCGACGGCTCCAGCCTGCTGCACCACGCCGTCAACTCCGGCACGCCCGTGGACGACTTCCACACCAACGACGTGTGCAGCTTCCCCAACGCCCTGGTCACCAAGCTCCTGCTGGATTGCGGCGCCGACGTCAACGCCGTGGACAACGAGGGCAACAGCCCCCTGCACATCATCGTGCAGTACCACCGGCCCATCAGCGACTTCTTGACGTTGCACTCCATCATCATCAGCCTGGTGGAGGCCGGTGCCCACACGGACATGACCAACAAGCAGAAGAAGACCCCCCTGGATAAAAGTACCACCGGGGTGTCCGAAATCCTCCTTAAAACTCAAATGAAGCTGAGTCTCAAGTGCCTGGCTGCCCGCGCCGTGCGGATCTACAACATTAGCTACCAAAACCAGATCCCCAGGACTCTGGAAGAGTTTGTCCAGTTCCACTAG